CAGTGATAAATTCTGATCGACTGTCTAGCTCTTTTATATATTCACGCAATCTTTTTACTATTGTTTTATAACGGCGCGGTGGTTTTTCTTTGCTTTCCACATAACCACGAAATAAAACGTTATCAGCAGCAATTATGCCTTTATCAGCCAATAAAGGCATAATTGCTGCTAGATATTTAATATACTGTCCCTTAGCTGCATCTATAAAAACAAAGTCAAATTTCCCCGGCAAATTTTGCAGAAGCTGCCCCGCATCTCCTTTTAAAATCTCAATATTATTCCTATATATTGAACGGTTGATAAAACTATGTGCCGTACTGATCCGCGCATCATTTATTTCTAAAGTAGTAATTTTGCTATTTCCGTCACTACTTCCTGCCATCAGCAGCGCGGAATATCCGATAGCTGTCCCTATTTCTAAAATTTTTTCCGGTTGATTTTGTTTAATATAACAACATAAAATATCTGCTGCCGCTTTTTTTATAATCGGAACATGATTTATAATTGCATATTCCTGCATTTCTTGTAATAATTCTTTCATTATAAAAATCTATCCCAACATCAATTCAAATTTTTTATTTTATTAAGATGCTCCTGATATGTATGACTGTAATGATTATGTCCACTACTATCTGCCACAAAATACAAATAATCGTTTTTTTCAGGATAAAGAACCGCTTTTAATGAAGCCAGCCCAGGATTATCTACAGGGCCTGGAGGTAATCCGTAATGCTTATATGTATTATATGGAGAATCCATTTTAGTATCCTTTATAGAAATACTTGCTTTTCGATGCATCAAGGCATATTGAATAGTCGTATCTGACTGCAGTGGCATATTGATTTTTAACCTGTTAAAAAACACCTGCGCAATCACAGGTCTGTCTTCATTGAATTTGGCTTCTGCTTCAACCAGGGAAGCCATTATTACAACACTATTAACCGATAAGCCCAAATTTCCTGCCCTGTTTCTTAATGTCTCATTAAATTTCCTGTTAAATTGTCCTGTCATTACATCCATAACATATTTTGCTGATGAATCTATTCTAAATTCATATGTGTCAGGAAAAAGATACCCTTCCACTGCATATCTTATATATGGATTGGAATTTTTCATATAATCGTATGGTACATAAGTTTTTGCTAAAGCTAAAAACTTATCTCGGTCTACCACACCGTTTTCAGCTAAAAGATCCGCTATTTGTTCTACCGTATATCCTTCTGGTATTGTTATTTTAACTATTGACACACGAGGACCACTAATAAGAAGCTGCATAACTTCGCTATCAGTCATATTTTTATGCAGTACATACCGGCCAACTTTTAATTCCTTATCCAGTCCTTCTATATTAGCAAGAACACGAAAATATATATCGTGATATATAATTCCCTTATCTTTCAATAAAGACGCAATTTGTACTGTCTGCATACCTGGTTTTATTTCAATAACAACAGTACTAGCAGCTTTTTTATCATAGACAGAATGAAAACCAATTATTATTGCTACTATAAATAATAAAAAAACACACATTATATACTTTAATGGAATACCGAAAAGTCTATTTTCTTTTATGTATAATACACATTTTTTAAGACTGCCTATCAGGCTATGCAAAACAGTCGACAAATAATATCCCTCCGAATGAATCGTAATAAATTCATATTAATTATGATACTGCATGAATTGCACTTAAGCAATACATCTTTATTTCATCAGTAAAGAATTTTTCACTCAAAAAAGCGGTACTCTTAAAACGAATACCGCTTTTTAATAAATGGAACTGATTAAAACTTAACAGTAGCACCCACACCTACACCATTTTCGCTATGGCCATGATCAGGATCAAAATTATGATAATTTACATTAAGGCTGATATTAGCAATAACATTCATATTTATGCCAACCTGTGTTTCATCAAAATCACTGCCTTTTACATATGATGCATAAGCCTGAGGCCCTATCATATTCGGAGTAACTACAGCTATCCCACCATATCCATTTGAATTATCACCTGGTAGATTATTACGAAAACCGGCAATGGCTTTCAAATTAGAACCAAACAAATCATATTGTGCATATATATCATTCTGATGATTATATTCGTCTCTGTCTAAGTATTGATAACCAATAGTCAATTTAGGGGAGAACTTATGTTCTATATATGATTCTCTTGTTCCTATCCCCACTGCTGTTTCATTATTTGCTAAAGTATTAATAGGTGCTGCCATTGCCGTTGATGCACCTATCAAAAAAATCGCGGCAAAAACAAAAAATATTTTTTTCATAAAAAATCCTCCTCAAAGTTAACTTGCTGATACTTCCATTATTATGAAGGATAAAATCAATTTATGCAAATATTTTTAATAAAAAAATCTTTAAATTAATATTATTTTAAAAATATAATTTGCTATATTAATATATTACATTCACAATACTTATAACAAAAAATTTTTCTGTTAAATTTTTTGTACAAAATCGACTGGAATGGTTTTTATGAACCTACTTACGGTATTTGCCCGGCCATGTTCACTTATTCGGCTCCATGTCAAGAATAATTGCCTTTTAGCTCGTGTTATCGCCACATAAAACAATCGTTTTTCTTCTTCGACAACCCCTTCCCTTATCGCCAGATAAGCCGGAAAGATCCCGTCCTGCATGCCGGCCAAAAAAACATAGTCAAATTCTGTTCCCTTGGCCTGATGAACTGTAATTATTGGTATACGTGGTACCTTCATAAGCATTCTATCCATATCACTATTTGATAAAGCACTGATTTTTAGTAAATTATTTAGAGCATCACGTGAATAGACTTTTTTATTATCAATTTCCCTGGCAATAAGATATAATTCTCTTATCCTGTCAATACGTTCAGGTTCATTTTTATAATATTCTTTTATCTTTGTTAGATTCATTATCTTGGCAATAAGATCATATGGCCGAACAATATAGCTATTATCCGTAAGTTCCTGCATCTGAACAGCTATCCACCTAAACTGATCTATATACTTACTAATATATTTTTTTCTTATTAACACAGATGGCCCTATATTCTTTTTCACTGCATATAACAACAATCCCACTGTGGCCATTACATCGTCAAGTGCATTATGTGTTGGTTTATTTTCTATAACGAAATATTCACTTAAAAAAGATAACTTGTGGTTAGCTAAATCTGGATAAAATCTTCTAAATATATCCAATGTGTCATAATAAGTGATAAAATCTGGCTTATTCATATTTAATCTATCAAGCTGACTGTAAAGAATACTTATATCATAGCCCACATTATGCCCAACGATCACTGTATTACGGGAAAATTCTATAAACTCTTGTAATACCAATGCCGGTGGTTCACCTTTTTCTTTTAAAAATGCATCGGAAAAACCGTGTACATAAAAGGACTGTCCCACCTTTTTATTTGGCTTGACCATTCGGACAAATTTATCTATTATAGTTCCATTTTTGTCAATTTTTACAGCAGCAATTTGTATAATTTCATCGCAGGCTGTATCAGTTCCTGTACTTTCAACATCAAAAACAACTACTTTATCTTTAGCAAGGGCATCAAGTAAAATACCGAACGGATCTCCGCTTGATTCATAAGTTTTTCTATCCAAAAAATCAATAATATTTATTCCTGCCTTATGATATTTTTTTGTCTCTATAGCTGCAATAGTTTTTTCACCTATACCGATAGCAAACTTTTTTAATATGCGTCTAAAACTGGTCTCATCATATCGGTTTGTTATAAGGCGTAAAAAAGCCAGTACATCTTTTATTTCCTGCCGCCGAAAAAATTTAAATTCATCAACTAAAATAAAATTAACTCTATCAGCATTAGGCAATCTATTGTTTAATATACTGAAGTTTTTACTGAGTCGCTGATTATACTTGTTGCTTCTGGTAAGTATGCCTATACGGGCAACATCTTTTATCCCTATTTTATGAATTTCTTCAAATATCCATTTTGCCTCATCAGCAACATTTTTAGTTTCTTTAAAAATAATCTTCTCTCCCTGGACTCTACTAACGGCTTTTATTTCATTTTTATATATAGCATATACTTTTTCTCCAAATAGTTTTTTCAAACAACCATATGATGCCCGCAAAAGCATTTGAGTTGCTCGATAATTTTCATTAAAAACAATAAGACGGGGATTATATTTTGCCTTGAATTTTTTTAATATCGTATGTGGATTAGAACCACGCCATTCATAAATCGTTTGAAAATAGTCACCGCATAATAAAATATTATTGCCAGGGAAAATTTGTGCTAATATTTCATATTCCAATTCGCTAGTATCCTGCATCTCATCAATGTTTATATATTTATATTTATTCTGCCATGCCGTTTTTATAGTTTCATCCTGAAGAAATTTATATACTGTAATTATTAAATCAGTAAAGTCCAGCCCATGCATTTCCTGTAACCTGTGATCATATGCTGTAACAATATCTGCACCATTTGCTTGCATCAATGCTTTCATCTTTTTATCAAGAAAATAATGCTGGTTAACACATACTCTGTCCAGCTTTCTATTTTCACTGTTGAATAATTTTTTTATCACCCTTGCATAATCTGTATGTAGATTATTTGAATAAATATTATAAACAGCTCTGTTTTCTTTCACCAAATTTATAAAATTTTGCAACGACTTTGTTACAAATTTGTAAACATTGAATTCTTTTATGATTTCCGCACAATCATCCTCGTCAAAAATAACAAAATCCGCAAATAAGTCAGAATTTTTTTTAGCTTCAATTTTTATTAAATTATAACAGAAACTATGGAAAGTCATAATGGCAATATTCAGACTGTTTTCTCCCAGTACTGTTGCAGCGCGCTCCTGTATCTCATGGCAGGCTTTGTTAGTAAAAGTTAGGCATAATATTTCTTCTGGAGCCGCCTTATTTTTATCAATTATATTCACCATCCGGTACAATAATGTATTAGTTTTCCCTGTTCCCGCAGAAGCACTAAGCAGTATATTATTCTGTAGATCATTTACAACCTGCTTTTGCATCTTATTCAGCATATTAAATATTTTATTTTCCATAAACTCATCCTATTAATGATATTTTATATAAGGTTTTGTTAAAATTATATTATATATTGAATAAAAAATATACCATAGGAAAAATACAGCCCGTTTTATTATTACAAAGCAAGGCTTTCCAGCATCTATCAATGCCAGAAAGCCCGCCCTATCACCGCGTATGATGAATTTTATTTTATGATAAATTCACT
This genomic interval from Pectinatus sottacetonis contains the following:
- a CDS encoding O-methyltransferase, translated to MKELLQEMQEYAIINHVPIIKKAAADILCCYIKQNQPEKILEIGTAIGYSALLMAGSSDGNSKITTLEINDARISTAHSFINRSIYRNNIEILKGDAGQLLQNLPGKFDFVFIDAAKGQYIKYLAAIMPLLADKGIIAADNVLFRGYVESKEKPPRRYKTIVKRLREYIKELDSRSEFITEIYHDGDGLAVSQKRI
- the mltG gene encoding endolytic transglycosylase MltG; translation: MSTVLHSLIGSLKKCVLYIKENRLFGIPLKYIMCVFLLFIVAIIIGFHSVYDKKAASTVVIEIKPGMQTVQIASLLKDKGIIYHDIYFRVLANIEGLDKELKVGRYVLHKNMTDSEVMQLLISGPRVSIVKITIPEGYTVEQIADLLAENGVVDRDKFLALAKTYVPYDYMKNSNPYIRYAVEGYLFPDTYEFRIDSSAKYVMDVMTGQFNRKFNETLRNRAGNLGLSVNSVVIMASLVEAEAKFNEDRPVIAQVFFNRLKINMPLQSDTTIQYALMHRKASISIKDTKMDSPYNTYKHYGLPPGPVDNPGLASLKAVLYPEKNDYLYFVADSSGHNHYSHTYQEHLNKIKNLN
- a CDS encoding 3'-5' exonuclease, which produces MENKIFNMLNKMQKQVVNDLQNNILLSASAGTGKTNTLLYRMVNIIDKNKAAPEEILCLTFTNKACHEIQERAATVLGENSLNIAIMTFHSFCYNLIKIEAKKNSDLFADFVIFDEDDCAEIIKEFNVYKFVTKSLQNFINLVKENRAVYNIYSNNLHTDYARVIKKLFNSENRKLDRVCVNQHYFLDKKMKALMQANGADIVTAYDHRLQEMHGLDFTDLIITVYKFLQDETIKTAWQNKYKYINIDEMQDTSELEYEILAQIFPGNNILLCGDYFQTIYEWRGSNPHTILKKFKAKYNPRLIVFNENYRATQMLLRASYGCLKKLFGEKVYAIYKNEIKAVSRVQGEKIIFKETKNVADEAKWIFEEIHKIGIKDVARIGILTRSNKYNQRLSKNFSILNNRLPNADRVNFILVDEFKFFRRQEIKDVLAFLRLITNRYDETSFRRILKKFAIGIGEKTIAAIETKKYHKAGINIIDFLDRKTYESSGDPFGILLDALAKDKVVVFDVESTGTDTACDEIIQIAAVKIDKNGTIIDKFVRMVKPNKKVGQSFYVHGFSDAFLKEKGEPPALVLQEFIEFSRNTVIVGHNVGYDISILYSQLDRLNMNKPDFITYYDTLDIFRRFYPDLANHKLSFLSEYFVIENKPTHNALDDVMATVGLLLYAVKKNIGPSVLIRKKYISKYIDQFRWIAVQMQELTDNSYIVRPYDLIAKIMNLTKIKEYYKNEPERIDRIRELYLIAREIDNKKVYSRDALNNLLKISALSNSDMDRMLMKVPRIPIITVHQAKGTEFDYVFLAGMQDGIFPAYLAIREGVVEEEKRLFYVAITRAKRQLFLTWSRISEHGRANTVSRFIKTIPVDFVQKI